A region of the Xylanivirga thermophila genome:
TTAATATATGGATTTTGATAAATTTGTACTAGTAAATGATAATATTATTTCTAGAGTAATATTTCTTATTTTGCTATCCTATTATTATAGGAGTTTTTTTATTGCGTTTTAACAGGATTTATAAAAATAATTATGCTTGACTTGCATGATTTTATGGAGGTAATAATGTTATGAGAGTTCTATATTATGATATTGATACTTTAAGACCTGATCATCTTAGATGTTATGGATACCATAGAAATACATCTTCTAATATTGATAGCATTGCCAATGAAGGAGTAATGTTTACTAAGTGTTTTGCATCGGATACGCCATGTTTGCCATCTAGAGCATCTTTGTTTAGTGGACGTTTTGGTATACATACAGGGGTGGTAAACCATGGAGGGGAAGCTGCTGATATGAAATTGGAGGGTAAGGACAGACCATTTGGCATAGGTAATAATTTTGGTTGGATAACTTCTTTTCGCAGAGCAGGCTATCATACTGTATCTATTTCTCCTTTTGCTGAAAGACACGCAGCTTGGTGGTTTTATGAAGGATTCAATGAAATGGTGAATACAGGAAAATGCGGTGGTGAACGGGCTGATGAGATAGTGCCTATAGCTATTGATTGGCTAGATGAACATGGTGATGGAGACAACTGGTTTTTACATATAAATGTATGGGATCCCCATACTCCATATAGGACACCTATGGAATATGGCAATCCCTTTGAAGATGAAGCGGCTCCGGATTGGATAGATGATGATATTATAAAGGCACAATATAACAATTATGGTCCCCATGGTGCTCACGAAACTCCCGCCCATCCGACCTTTCCCAGGATGCTGCCAGAGATAAAGGATACAAATGATTATAAACGGTGGATTGATGCATACGATACGGGCATATGGTATGCTGATATGTTTTTAGGGAAAATAGTAGAAAAGTTAAAGGCCCTTGGCATATATGATGACACTATGATAGTGATATCCTCTGACCATGGGGAAAATCATGGTGAACTAAATATATACGGGGATCATCAAACTGCAGACTATATAACCAGTAGGGTACCTATGATCATAAAGATGCCGGGCGTAAAAGGCGGGAGAATTGATGATGCTCTCCACTACCAATGTGATGTAGGTGCTACTATAACAGAACTTTTAGGAGGCAAGGTTAATCCTAGATGGGATGGAGAAGCCTTTACTGAAGCATTTAATAAGGAAGAAGAAAATGGTAGGGATTATCTTGTAGTTAGCCATTGTGCATGGTCTTGCCAGCGTTCTGTAATATTTGATAAATACATTATGATAAAGACTTATCATGATGGACTTAAAGATTTTCCTGAATATATGCTCTTTGATATAGAAAATGATCCTCATGAACAACATAATTTGGCAGAAGATAGGCCGGATATTATACAAA
Encoded here:
- a CDS encoding sulfatase, whose translation is MRVLYYDIDTLRPDHLRCYGYHRNTSSNIDSIANEGVMFTKCFASDTPCLPSRASLFSGRFGIHTGVVNHGGEAADMKLEGKDRPFGIGNNFGWITSFRRAGYHTVSISPFAERHAAWWFYEGFNEMVNTGKCGGERADEIVPIAIDWLDEHGDGDNWFLHINVWDPHTPYRTPMEYGNPFEDEAAPDWIDDDIIKAQYNNYGPHGAHETPAHPTFPRMLPEIKDTNDYKRWIDAYDTGIWYADMFLGKIVEKLKALGIYDDTMIVISSDHGENHGELNIYGDHQTADYITSRVPMIIKMPGVKGGRIDDALHYQCDVGATITELLGGKVNPRWDGEAFTEAFNKEEENGRDYLVVSHCAWSCQRSVIFDKYIMIKTYHDGLKDFPEYMLFDIENDPHEQHNLAEDRPDIIQKGKAYLNEWYDEMMRTSKDGVDPLRTTIMEGGPLHTRGMLDSYCKRLEETGRGKLAEKLRNKYNK